GGCTTGGCCCCATAGCCTCCAGCCCCATTGGCTTGGCCCCATTGCCTCCAACCCCATTGACTCTGACCCCATTGGCTTGGCCCCATTGCCTCCAGCCCCATTGGCTTGGCCCCATTGCCTCCAACCCCATAGACTCCAGCCCCATTGGCTTGGCCCTATTGCGTCCAACCCCATTGGCTTGGCCCCATAGCCTCCAACCCCATTGGCTTGGGCCCATTGGCTTGGCCCCATTGCATTTGGCCCCGTAGCCTCTGGTCTCATTGGCTTGGCCCCATAGCCTCCGGCCCCATTGGCTTGGCCCCGTTGCCTCCAACCCCATAGACTCCAGCCCCATTGGCTTGGCCCTATTGTGTCCAGCCCCATTGCCTCTGGCCCCATAGCCTCTGATCTCATTGCCTTGGCCCCATTGCATCCAGCCCCATTGGCTTGGCCCCATCACCTCTGACCCCATTGGCTTGGCCCCATAGCCTCTGACCTCATTGGCTTGGCCCCATAGCCTCCGGCCCCATTGGCTTGGCCCCGTTGCCTCCAACCCCATAGCCTCCAACCCCATTGGCTTGGCCCCATCACCTCTGACCCCATTGGCTTGGCCCCATAGCCTCCAACCCCATTGACTCTGACCTCATTGGCTTGACCCCATAGCCTCCAACCCCATTGACTCTGACCCCATTGGCTTGACCCCATAGCCTCCAGCCCCATTGGCTTGGCCCTATTGCGTCCAACCCCATTGGCTTGGCCCCATTGGCTTGGCCCCATAGCCTCCAGCCCCATTGGCTTGGCCCCATAGCCTCCAGCCCCATTGGCTTGGCCCCATTGCCTCCAACCCCATTGACTCCATCCCCATTGGCTTGACCCCATAGCCTCTGACCTCATTGGCTTGACCCTATAGCCTCCAACCCCATTGGCTTGGCCCCGTTGGCTTGACCCCATAGCCTCTGATCTCATTGGCTTGGCCCCATGGCCTCCGACCCCATTGGCTTGGCCCCATTGCATCCAGCCCCATTGGTGGTGCCCTACAGCCCCTGACCCCattgcccccagccccattgcACTCCCCACTgagtgcccccagccccatttcctccccccccccagtttccCCTGTATCCCCACCATTCTCCCATCTCCCCCCATacccccccatttccccccatcccccccGATTTCCCCCCCAATTTCCCCCCCCAATttcccccacaccccccaaTTTCCCCTATATCCCCCCatccccccactccccccgaAATTTCCCCCACATCCCCCCAtacccccccattccccccacatccccccattcccccaccccccccaatTTCCCCTATatcccccccattcccccccagcccccccattccccccacccccctccattccccccacaccccccaatTTCCCCTATATCCCCCCCATTCCCTCCACATCCTCCCATTCCCCCCAtacccccccattcccccacaccccccccattcccccacaccccccccattccccccatACCCCTCATTCCCCCACATCCCCCAATTTCCCCTATatcccccccattccccccacccccccattccccccccattcccccacaccccccaaTTTCCCCTATatcccccccattccccccaccccctccattcccccccccattcccccacacccccccattccccccacccccccatacccccccatacccccccattccccccacGCCCCCAATTTCCCACAtacccccccattcccccacatcccccccaTTTCGCCCACCCCCCTCCattccccccacaccccccaatTTCCCCTATatcccccccattccccccataccccccattcccccacaccccccaaTTTCCCCTATatcccccccattccccccaccccctccattcccccccccattcccccacacccccccattccccccacccccccacacccccccattcccccacaccccccccattccccccatACCCCCCACTCCCCCACATCCCCCAATTTCCCCtgtatccccccccccccattcccccacatccccccccgcgcccccccaacccccccggcggcgcgcccccagccccccgtgcccccccccaggTACGCCAGCCTCTACTTCTGCTGCGCCATCGAGGGCCAGGACAACGAGCTGATCACGCTGGAGCTCATCCACCGCTACGTCGAGCTGCTCGACAAGTACTTCGGCAGCGTGAGTCGCCCCGCGCGCCCGTctgggggggctcgggggaCCCTACAGAGCCGTTTCGGGGGCTGAGAACCCCCCCCCAGTTCCGTCTGGGGGGCTCAGGAACCCCAAAGTCCCATTTGGGGTCAAGGGAACCCCCCCAGAGACTCATTTGGGGGGCTCAGGAACCCCAAAGTCCCATTTGGGGTCAAGGGAACCCCCCCAGAGACTCATTTGGGGGGTTCAGAAACCCCAGAGACTCATTTGGGGGGCTCAGGAACCCCAAAGTCCCATTTGGGGTCAAGGGAACCCCCCCAGAGACTCATTTGGGGGGTTCAGAAACCCCAGAGACTCATTTGGGGGGCTCAGGAACCCCAAAGTCCCATTTGGCATCAAGGGAACCCCCCCAGTTCCGTTTGGGGGGCTCAGGAACCCCAAAGTCCCATTTGGGGTCAAGGGAACCCCCCCAGAGACTCATTTGGGGGGCTCAGAAACCCCAAAGTCCCATTTGGGGTCAAGGGAACCCCCCCAGAGACTCATTTGGGGGGTTCAGAAACCCCAGAGACTCATTTGGGGGGCTCAGGAACCCCAAAGTCCCATTTGGGGTCAAGGGAACCCCCCCAGAGACTCATTTGGGGGGGCTCAGGAACCCCAAAGACCCTTTTGGGGTCAAGGGAACTCCCCCAGATCCGTTTGGGGGGCTCAGGAACCCCACAGACCTGGTTTGGGGTCTCAGGAACCCCCAGACCCAAACCCCATTTCTGTGTCCCCCAACCCCATTTTTGGGCCCCCCAACCCCATTTTtgggccccccagccccatttctGTGCCCCCCAACCCCATTTCtgggccccccagccccatttctGTGCCCCCCAACCCCATTTTTGGGCCCCCCAAACCCCATCtctgtgccccccagccccatttctGGGCCCCCCAACCCCATTTCTGTGCCCCCCAACCCCATTTCTGGGCCCCCCAACCCCATTTCTGGGCCCCCAACCCCCCTTTTTTGGttcccagcccccccccagccccattttgGGGTCTCAGCCCTCCCTAgacctgcccccagccccattttaGGGGCCTCAGGAGTCCCCCCAACCCCATTTCTGGGCCCCCCAACCCCATTTCTGTGGCCCCCGACCCCATTTTTTGGGCTCCCAGCCCCCGTAGCGGGGTgggggccccccccccggtgacggccgtgcccccccccccccccacaggTGTGCGAGCTGGACATCATCTTCAACTTCGAGAAGGCGTACTTCATCCTGGACGAGTTCGTCATGGGCGGCGAGGTGCAGGACACCTCCAAAAAGAGCGTCCTCAAGGCCATCGAGCAGGCCgacctgctgcaggaggtgccccccgaccccaaaaccccccccccggggaccccaaaagggacgcGGGGACACCCCCAAACCGGCACGGGGCTGATGGGACCCGTAGGGAGCCATAGAGAACCCCAAAACAGTTATGGGATCCCTATAGGGTGATGAGATCCGtagggaccccaaaagggttATGGGATCCCTATGGGGTGATGGGACCCCAAAAATGGGTACGGGATCCTTATAGGGTGGTGGGAGCTGTACGGACCCCAAAAATGGGTATGGGGTCCCTATAGGTTGATGGGACCCGTAGGGACCCCAAAAATGGGTATAGGATCCCTATAGGCTGATGGGATCCATAGGGACCCCAAAAATGGGCATGGGATCCCTATGGGATGCTGGGACCCcagagggaccccaaaaggggCACGGGACGCccatggggtgctgggggctgtggggagccccGTTATGTCC
This is a stretch of genomic DNA from Cygnus atratus isolate AKBS03 ecotype Queensland, Australia unplaced genomic scaffold, CAtr_DNAZoo_HiC_assembly HiC_scaffold_58, whole genome shotgun sequence. It encodes these proteins:
- the AP1S1 gene encoding AP-1 complex subunit sigma-1A → MMRFMLLFSRQGKLRLQKWFLATAERDKRKLVRELMQLVLARKPKMCSFLEWRDLKVVYKRYASLYFCCAIEGQDNELITLELIHRYVELLDKYFGSVCELDIIFNFEKAYFILDEFVMGGEVQDTSKKSVLKAIEQADLLQEEDESPRSVLEEMGLA